The Salmo trutta chromosome 6, fSalTru1.1, whole genome shotgun sequence genomic sequence AGAGCACCTTTAGCCATGTTGTAACTAGTGTCAGTGGAGAACAGAGCACCTTTAGCCATGTTGTAACTAGTGTCAGTGGAGAACAGAGCACCTTTAGCCATGTTGTAACTAGTGTCAGTGGAGAACAGAGCACCTTTAGCCATGTTGTAACTAGTGTCAGTTGAGAACAGAGCACCTTTAGCCATGTTGTAACTAGTGTCAGTGGAGAACAGAGCACCTTTAGCCATGTTGTAACTAGTGTCAGTGGAGAACAGAGCACCTTTAGCCATGTTGTAACTAGTGTCAGTGGAGAAGAGAGCAACATTCACAACGTTGTCTAGACCCCAGGCTTTAGGCTAGTAGGTGAAAGGACAGACGGAGACAGATTGCTAATAGGGGCCTTGGGGAGCCCTATCCTGGTCAAAGATCTGTGCTGACTTGCAAACTCCTATGGTGGTCATTGCCAAGGGTGTGACATTGACCATGGAGTTGGTAGGACAGAACAAACACTCACTCTCAAGTCAAAGCCCTAGCTCCTAGAACAGGGTTAGCATGCTAAACTACCAGGGATACTCCAGCTCTCTGACCTCATTcaaatgtctctctccctctccatctctccccctatctctctgtccttctctctccctccccctctcctccagggtGACCTGTGCCAGTATCTGGGTCTCAGTCACCACATCACAATGATTCGTGGGCCCACATTGGGGCTGGGGTCCCCGGGGGAGATGGCGGGAGGACAGGGAGGCAGGGTGAGGGTGAGTGACGTGGACTTTGACAGAGTCCCGGTGCGCGTGTACGAGCCCCCCGCcgcagggggaggagaggggggtctgaGGAGGGCTGTGATGTTCTACCATGGAGGAGGATGGGCCCTGGGGACCaccagtaagtgtgtgtgtgtgtgtgtgtgtgtgtgtgtgtgtgtgtgtgtgtgtgtgtgtgtgtgtgtgtgtgtgtgtgtgtgtgtgtgtgtgtgtttaccagcaTTAACACATCTAGTTCATGATGTAACCCTAATGTAACAACCATTGGTTTCTCactgtcttcttctctctttttctcctctactcccctcatctctctctccttctctactccccatctctctctctttctctcctcctcatctctctctttctctcctcctcatctctctctttctctcctctactcccccatctctctccttctctactcccccatctctctccttctctactcccccatctctctccttctctactcccccatctctctctttctctcctcctcatctctctctttctctcctctactcccccatctctctctttctctactcccccatctctctccttctctactcccccatctctctctttctctcctcctcatctctctctttctctcctcccccatctctctctttctctcctcctcatctctctctttctctcctctactcccccatctctctctttctctactcccccatctctctccttctctactcccccacctctctcttccccctctccctgtcttcctctcagAGATGGGAAGCTATGATGTCTTGTGTAGGCAGATGTCTGATGAGCTGAATGCAGTGGTTGTGTCTGTTGAGTAAGTGTTTCTCCTCTTTTCACACTATATTAGCTTCAgttctacacacacaaacacacacacacacacacacacacacacacaccacatgaaAGTCTTGGGTTCTTATAACGCTATAGTAACAAGTTAAGGTTTGGACAGAACTGTCAACAAGGATTAAAAAGGGTTTTTTGTCAATTTTaccataagtgtgtgtgtgtgtgtgtgtgtgtgtgtgtgtgtgtgtgtgtgtgtgtgtgtgtgtgtgtgtgtgtgtgtgtgtgtgtgtgtgtgtgtgtgtgtgtgtaggtaccgTCTGGCTCCAGAAGTGCATTTCCCTGTGCAGTATGAGGACTGTCTGGCTGCGGCCAAGCACTTCTTGGAGCCGGGCATTCTGGGAAAGTTGTCTGTGGATCCACAGCGCGTGGCTGTGTCAGGCGACAGCGCTGGAGGAAATCTCGCTGCAGCCGTCGCAcagcaggtacacacaaacacacacacacacacacacacacacacgtgtctacAGAGACActaacacactctccctctcttcacagaTCTCGGTAGATGACAGTGTGAGTGTGAAGTTCAGTGTTCAGGCGTTAATCTACCCAGTCCTCCAGGGTCTAGACCTCAACACTCCATCCCACCAACAGAACCACAACATACCCATGCTACACCGCTCTATGATGGCCaggtacacacacgtacatgttCACACACCCAGCCGCACATCTGCATGCGCTCACAGTCACATACACACCTGTGTTAgtaactcttctctctctttctctgtaggtTCTGGCTGCTCTACCTGGGGGTTGatacctctctccatcccctcctcttgtCCCCCTCCTTACtccatcatccctccatccctccctccgtccgctCCCATCTCAACTGGACCACCCTTCTGCCGGCCAAACACATTAAGCATTACAAGCCTGTTGGCATGGAGACAGGGTCACAGGAGGTCACAGGGCAGGAGGGTGATCTTCTCCCGGGTTTGCTGGATGTCCGAGCGGCGCCGCTGCTGGCGGAGCAGGGGGTTCTGGGTAGAACGCCGCGAGCCTACATCCTAACGTGTGAGTACGATGTTCTCAGAGACGATGGGTTGATGTACACCAGGAGGCTACAAGACGCGGGCGTCGCTGTTTCCAGCCATCACTATGACGACGGTTTCCACGGCGCCTTTAGTTTTGCGCACTCGCCGTTTTACTTCGATGTGGGGAAAAGAATGATCAGAGGATACATGGACTGGCTGCAGGAAaacctctagtgtgtgtgtgtgtgtgtgtgtctatgcagcTGCAAACCCAAAGCCATCTTGCAGTCAGAATTTCAGACCATTGTCCAGGTTAGACAAGCAGATGTTTTTAAGGCTTTTAAACTGGGTTCAACCTGATTGTTGACCTGGGTTAGAATGTCTCTATTACTGGGTTAGACTGGATCAAACTGGGTTGGACTGGTGTTTTAAACTGTGTTAGAATGTAAGAATATAACACAGACACTGAGTGCAAACAGCTACCTGATTGTAGCTGTTTgcactctggtgtgtgtgtgtgtgtgtcacaatatgtttggtccagTTAAACCCACACACACGTCCTCCTATCCCAGCTCTGCTCACCTGACCTGAACAATACATATGCTGCATTTTAAACGTGCAGTCTGTTATCTGTCTGTCACACTAATACACTAAAATAAACTTCCATCTAAGCCAATCAATGTGCAGTGTTAGAACGTAGTAATCTGATGACTCCATAAGAGTTCTATTTCTAGAATAGATTGGGTTAAATTATGCTATGTACACAACTGGGTTATACATCAATGCATTCTATATAGAATTGTGCCTAGATGGAAAAACAATTTCAACTGAAAAGGTAGGGTCATACAACACGATTCCTGGTGCTGTAAAAAGCAATAAATCTTGAAAATGAAGTATGTTCTTTAGACGGGGTATTGAGTGAGGACTTTTCAACCTACAACACTGAGAGCTTGATTGTTTTCCACTGAACAGAATGATCTCAGTTGTCCCCAGTAACTGCTGCTGGGTGCCAGTACTTTATGTAcaattataattgtaatggttgaTAGATGTTTAACCCTCCAATAAATACTGATCAGTTTGAGTGTTTCTCTTGTTTTATACTgtaagcctacacacacacacacacacacagccagtgcAATATAGACACTAAGTTTCAAAATGATTTCAACATATAGATGAGTGACACATGTATAATGCATGATACATTTAGCATGTTGCTTATTCTACCAATCCAATGATGTTAGCTGTACAACAGTGCTTAGGAAAGGAGCTGTGGCTAGGAGGGAGGGGGCAAAGGGCGTTGGTCAGACCGACCAATCACAGAGGAGATACCAAACCAACTTTCAGGGAAGTGTAGTTTGTATTTCCATGACATTGATACCACAAACTATAAAGCTACAACCCCTCAAGGTTGACCTATCATACACGGTTCTTAATATGTTGACACGTGAAGTCAATCCCCATCCAGATCTACCTCGTTTCTGACTGGCCATTCAAAAAATTACTTCTGGTCGATTGGCTCAAACGCGCGTCACTTTCCCACAGACCCCACCCACCCTTATACGTCAGTCAGACAACAATGGCGGCCTTCGCTGTAGCACGGAGCAGCTGCGGTCTCCTTTCCGGACTAAAAGCTTCTTTTAAAACATTGGGGCAGGTAAAACATGGCGTGGCTTCGGCAGCCGTAGCCCGGTCCCAGCTGCAGCAGCAGGCGCGGCGGTGGTATTCCGTTAGTCATCTCTCCGTTCAGGAGAGGATAGACAGAAAGAGGAATGCTGCGCTGATCGGAGGAGGTCAGAAGAGAATTGACGCGCAACACAAAAGGGTAAATAATCTGAGCATGCGCAAGTGTCTGTCAGTTTGATGGTGTATTTATCTGTTTAcctgtcggtcggtcggtcggtccgTATAACGTTTTGTCTGTGTAATGGTCTTCTCCACAGGGGAAGctgacagccagagagagagttgAGCTCCTGTTGGATAAAGACTCGTTTGTAGAGTATGATATGTTTGTGGAACATCGCTGCTCTGACTTCGGCATGGAAGAGGACCACAACAAGGTAACACTTCACAATAGAGGTTCCTACATTTTATCCAGCCTATGGACAAAATGGAATAAACGgaatcattttttaaaatgttgattcaGTCATCAACATGGTTTCAGTTTCCCTCACCCTCTAGTTCGCAGGGGACAGTGTGGTGACTGGACAGGGGAGGATCAACGGAAGGCTGGTGTATGTCTTCagtcaggtacacacacacacacacacacacatcaaagtaGTTACCATTTATTTTCATAATAAatgtctcttgctctcttttaGGACTTCACAGTATTTGGAGGCAGTCTGTCTGGGGCTCACGCACAGAAGATCTGTAAGgtaggaggacgggctcactCTCCAGGGCCTCCTGCTTCAGGGCCTCCTGCTTCTCATTCATTACTTCTAGTCACATCCCTTTATGTCTGTAGATCATGGACCAGGCCATGATGGTGGGTGCTCCAGTCATTGGTCTGAACGACTCTGGCGGAGCCAGGATCCAGGAGGGGGTGGAGTCACTGGCTGGATACGCAGACATCTTCCTGGTAAGGGGGCGGGGCTTGATTAGACTGGTTACTGGGATGAGGATGACAGCAAAGAAATGACATCGCTTCTAAATGTActcgctctctcccggtctctcgctctctcccggtctctcgctctctcccg encodes the following:
- the LOC115196213 gene encoding neutral cholesterol ester hydrolase 1, which translates into the protein MKLSSVVVTLILTVGVPYYIYTPLPAAIEEPLKLMLLDAFFRAMLQVGDLCQYLGLSHHITMIRGPTLGLGSPGEMAGGQGGRVRVSDVDFDRVPVRVYEPPAAGGGEGGLRRAVMFYHGGGWALGTTKMGSYDVLCRQMSDELNAVVVSVEYRLAPEVHFPVQYEDCLAAAKHFLEPGILGKLSVDPQRVAVSGDSAGGNLAAAVAQQISVDDSVSVKFSVQALIYPVLQGLDLNTPSHQQNHNIPMLHRSMMARFWLLYLGVDTSLHPLLLSPSLLHHPSIPPSVRSHLNWTTLLPAKHIKHYKPVGMETGSQEVTGQEGDLLPGLLDVRAAPLLAEQGVLGRTPRAYILTCEYDVLRDDGLMYTRRLQDAGVAVSSHHYDDGFHGAFSFAHSPFYFDVGKRMIRGYMDWLQENL